The following proteins are co-located in the Athene noctua chromosome 16, bAthNoc1.hap1.1, whole genome shotgun sequence genome:
- the LIME1 gene encoding lck-interacting transmembrane adapter 1, with the protein MAGAGGEGLARTPLLPAGAALALLGVLIYLGALCAACRRKGRKKKVPPDGVKLVDESLLRQTQLRSLSKSDTKLYELYRVKARDDTQRPVSLDFPCPAAPPAAADSLHSSGVSVLLHRELPQIPDPEPPAAPPAPDQTYSNLLFTPLRRPVPDTVYECLGVGGEDSPVPPTPASTQVSPPRATHGAADYACVRKVKKPMPVEVQDGAVTGPPAAPRCWEGAGDAPRVKLEEMYSTVCKATKKKNQVPASSPRAAKEVGARRPPPRREEGALAGCWPPAAQGPPDPCYESINDRAWTAQGRSPDPDYEAVDVNWKKAVKRDRPGKAGAPENLYESVGDVWAGGSRRTSAKTVANGLEVYITNL; encoded by the exons ATGGCTGGAGCCGGCGGCGAGGGGCTGGCGCGGACCCCGCTGCTGCCCGCCGGcgctgccctggccctgctcgGTGTCCTGATCTACCTGGGCGCTCTGTGTGCTGCCTGCAGACG CAAGGGCAGGAAGAAGAAGGTCCCTCCGGACGGGGTGAAGCTGGTCGATGAG TCCCTGCTCAGGCAGACGCAGCTGCGGTCGCTCAGCAAGTCGGACACAAAGCTGTACGAGCTGTACCGGGTGAAGGCCAGGGATGACA cccagcGGCCGGTCAGTCTGGATttcccctgccccgctgccccccccgccgctgccgaCTCCCTGCACAGCTCCGGCGTCAGCGTCCTCCTGCACCGTGAGCTGCCCCAGATCCCCGACCCCgagcccccggctgcccccccggcccccgacCAGACCTACTCCAACCTGCTCTTCACCCCGCTGCGGAGGCCGGTGCCGGACACCGTCTACGAgtgcctgggggtggggggggaggatAGCCCGGTGCCCCCCACACCCGCCAGCACCCAGGTGTCCCCCCCACGCGCCACGCACGGGGCGGCCGATTACGCCTGTGTCCGGAAGGTGAAGAAGCCGATGCCCGTGGAGGTGCAGGATGGGGCTGTGACggggccccccgcagccccgcggtgCTGGGAGGGGGCGGGCGATGCCCCCCGGGTGAAG CTGGAAGAGATGTACTCAACGGTGTGCAAAgccaccaagaaaaaaaaccaagtcCCTGCATCGTCCCCCAGGGCTGCAAAGGAGGTGGGTGCcaggcggccgcccccccgccgggagGAGGGTGCTCTGGCTGGGTGCTGGCCCCCAGCAGCCCAAGGCCCCCCGGACCCCTGCTACGAGTCCATCAACGACAGAGCCTGGACTGCTCAGGGCCGCAGCCCCGACCCGGACTACGAGGCCGTAGACGTTAACTGGAAGAAGGCGGTGAAACGGGACAGGCCGGGGAAGGCGGGTGCCCCCGAGAACCTCTACGAAAGCGTCGGTGACGTctgggcgggggggtcccggcgaACCTCTGCCAAGACGGTGGCCAACGGCCTGGAGGTGTACATCACCAACCTCTAG